A genomic region of Anopheles coustani chromosome 3, idAnoCousDA_361_x.2, whole genome shotgun sequence contains the following coding sequences:
- the LOC131271814 gene encoding probable cytochrome P450 9f2, giving the protein MELNPLYVIAFVSVLLALYLYLTKNNGFFKNHPIPCLPVEPLFGSTRRLILKRTSFQDFVRASYDRFPHAKIFGMFEMLTPMFVPRDAELIKRILVKDFDHFVNHRSMFPSNDDPDSTMLLPKTLFVMKDQRWRNMRTTLSPTFTGSKMRQMFELIVECSERMVQHYRREAETTGPQEYELKDVFIRFTNDAIASCAFGVQVDSFEDEKNVFFQYGKELTNFARPHVFLKMMGYQVFPALMARMQIDLFDRKHSQFFTELFHQSVETREKHGILRPDMVHLLMQARKGTLQRHTEKEANESFATAYESECVQNTEVPSETLDETAMVAQCIIFFVAGFDAVANAMTFVAYELAIAPTIQQTLYDEILATHDALDGKSVTYDALQKMHYLDMVVSETLRKWPPNPASDRMCTKEYKIVGEDGEPDVTIPQGATVSIPIAGLHYDPRYYPEPERFDPERFNEENKHKIPQGAYLPFGLGPRNCIASRFALMEVKAIIYHLLLNFKFEPTNRTPIPMRLAKGFSTLRAEKGMHMKLIPRK; this is encoded by the exons ATGGAATTGAATCCGCTGTACGTGATAGCGTTTGTGTCGGTACTGCTGGCGCTGTACCTTTACCTTACAAAGAACAACGGATTTTTCAAGAACCACCCGATACCATGTCTTCCGGTGGAGCCCCTGTTTGGCAGCACGCGTCGGTTGATTCTGAAACGGACGTCATTTCAAGATTTTGTTCGCGCAAGCTACGACCGCTTTCCGCACGCGAA GATTTTCGGCATGTTTGAAATGCTAACACCCATGTTCGTACCGCGCGATGCCGAACTCATCAAGCGAATCTTGGTAAAGGACTTTGACCACTTCGTGAACCATCGGTCAATGTTCCCGTCGAACGATGATCCAGATTCGACCATGCTGCTTCCGAAGACTCTCTTCGTGATGAAGGATCAGCGGTGGCGCAATATGCGCACAACGCTAAGTCCCACGTTCACTGGGAGTAAAATGCGCCAGATGTTCGAGCTGATCGTGGAGTGTAGCGAGCGCATGGTGCAACACTATCGCCGGGAGGCGGAGACTACTGGGCCGCAGGAGTACGAGCTAAAGGATGTGTTCATCCGCTTCACCAACGACGCCATCGCTTCATGTGCGTTCGGTGTGCAAGTTGACTCGTTTGAAGATGAGAAAAATGTGTTCTTCCAGTACGGCAAGGAGCTCACCAACTTTGCCCGACCGCACGTGTTCCTGAAGATGATGGGCTACCAAGTGTTTCCGGCACTGATGGCCCGTATGCAGATAGATCTCTTCGATCGTAAGCACAGCCAGTTCTTTACGGAACTGTTTCACCAGTCCGTGGAAACTCGGGAGAAGCATGGTATCTTGCGGCCCGATATGGTCCACCTGCTGATGCAAGCCAGGAAGGGCACGCTACAGCGGCACACGGAAAAGGAAGCGAATGAAAGCTTTGCAACCGCATACGAATCTGAATGTGTGCAGAATACGGAGGTTCCCTCGGAAACACTCGACGAGACGGCAATGGTTGCGCAATGTATTATCTTCTTTGTGGCCGGGTTCGACGCGGTTGCAAACGCCATGACGTTTGTCGCCTACGAGCTGGCCATTGCACCGACAATTCAGCAAACCCTGTACGACGAGATTCTTGCGACGCACGACGCGCTCGATGGGAAGTCGGTCACCTACGACGCACTCCAGAAAATGCACTACCTGGATATGGTTGTTTCGGAGACGCTGCGTAAGTGGCCTCCAAATCCTGCCAGCGATCGAATGTGCACCAAAGAATACAAGATAGTCGGTGAAGACGGAGAGCCAGACGTTACCATTCCGCAGGGTGCTACCGTGTCTATACCCATTGCGGGACTCCACTACGACCCCCGCTACTATCCGGAGCCAGAACGTTTCGATCCGGAGCGGTTCAACGAGGAGAACAAACACAAGATCCCGCAAGGAGCGTACCTTCCGTTCGGACTTGGCCCAAGGAACTGTATCGCTTCCCGGTTCGCCCTGATGGAGGTGAAAGCCATCATATACCATCTGCTGCTGAACTTCAAGTTTGAGCCCACGAACCGGACACCGATTCCGATGCGGCTGGCCAAAGGATTCTCGACGCTGAGAGCGGAAAAGGGAATGCACATGAAGTTGATACCACGAAAGTAG
- the LOC131271810 gene encoding probable cytochrome P450 9f2: protein MAVDMVTVAALLAIVALVYYYVQKKYQYFLDKPYPHLKPTFLVGNSGPMLFRRRDMIEHINVLYNSFPDAKLLGAYDCLTPNLMIRDPETLKQIAVKDFDYFTDHTPFVPNEKDTLQSDNMFLNSLFMLRGQKWRDMRATLSPAFTGSKMRQMFELVSESGQGMVQHLLAEARRDGATQQYEMKDIFSRFANDVIASVAFGIKVNSFTDRENDFYTKGKKLLDFNSFISSIKFLLFITMPRLMLKLNIELMDAVLCKHFHEMILDNMRVRDEKGIVRNDMINILMQVKKGALRHQKDEVDTKDAGFATVEESTVGKSAITRQWSDKELVAQCFLFFLAGFDTVSTALGFMCYELMMHPEVQDQLYREICEVDQSLEGKPLTYDAVQAMRYMDMVVSETLRIWPPAPAVDRYCNRDYTFDDGEGLRFKIEKGRTVFVPISGLHSDPKYFPNPKQFDPERFSEENRHNINPGAYLPFGIGPRNCIGSRFALMEVKSIVYYMLKSFTFERCEKTQVPLKLKKNPAAISTEKGIWIRLKPREVNN, encoded by the exons ATGGCGGTTGACATGGTAACGGTGGCGGCGTTGCTCGCCATAGTGGCGTTGGTGTACTACTATGTGCAGAAAAAGTACCAGTACTTCCTCGACAAGCCGTATCCGCATCTAAAGCCGACCTTCTTGGTGGGCAATTCAGGTCCCATGCTTTTCCGACGGCGCGACATGATAGAGCACATTAACGTGCTGTACAACAGCTTTCCAGATGCCAA GTTACTTGGTGCGTACGACTGCCTCACGCCGAACCTGATGATACGTGATCCGGAAACGCTAAAGCAGATTGCGGTCAAAGATTTTGACTACTTCACCGACCACACACCGTTCGTACCTAATGAGAAGGATACGCTGCAGAGTGACAACATGTTCCTCAACTCGCTGTTCATGCTGCGAGGACAAAAGTGGCGCGACATGCGGGCCACCCTCAGCCCGGCCTTCACCGGAAGCAAGATGCGGCAGATGTTCGAGCTGGTGTCGGAAAGTGGACAGGGTATGGTGCAGCATCTTCTCGCCGAAGCCCGCCGAGACGGAGCAACGCAGCAGTACGAAATGAAGGACattttctcccgtttcgcaAACGATGTGATCGCTTCCGTGGCGTTTGGCATTAAGGTGAACTCTTTCACCGACCGGGAGAACGATTTCTACACCAAGGGTAAAAAGCTGCTGGATTTTAACTCGTTCATATCGAGCATTAAGTTCCTGCTGTTCATAACCATGCCACGATTAATGCTGAAGCTGAACATCGAGCTTATGGATGCGGTCTTATGTAAGCACTTCCACGAGATGATTCTCGATAACATGCGGGTGCGTGACGAGAAAGGCATCGTGCGGAACGATATGATCAACATTTTGATGCAAGTGAAAAAGGGAGCCCTACGGCATCAGAAGGACGAAGTCGACACAAAGGATGCCGGGTTTGCGACGGTAGAGGAATCGACCGTGGGCAAATCGGCGATCACACGTCAGTGGTCCGACAAGGAATTGGTGGCTCAGTGCTTCCTGTTTTTCTTGGCCGGGTTCGACACCGTTTCTACCGCACTTGGGTTCATGTGCTACGAACTAATGATGCATCCCGAGGTGCAGGACCAACTCTATCGGGAGATTTGCGAGGTGGACCAGTCTCTAGAGGGTAAACCACTAACCTACGATGCTGTCCAGGCGATGCGCTACATGGACATGGTAGTGTCGGAGACACTCCGCATCTGGCCACCGGCGCCGGCGGTCGACCGGTACTGCAACCGAGACTACACCTTCGACGATGGCGAGGGACTTCGGTTTAAGATCGAAAAGGGTCGTACCGTTTTTGTTCCGATTTCAGGATTACATAGcgatccgaagtacttccccaATCCGAAACAGTTCGACCCGGAGCGATTCAGCGAGGAAAACCGGCATAACATTAACCCGGGAGCGTACCTGCCGTTCGGAATTGGTCCACGGAATTGCATCGGGTCACGCTTTGCTCTGATGGAGGTGAAATCGATTGTGTACTATATGCTGAAGAGCTTCACCTTCGAGCGATGCGAGAAAACGCAAGTGCCGCTGAAGCTGAAGAAAAATCCGGCCGCGATAAGCACCGAGAAGGGTATCTGGATTCGTCTGAAGCCGAGAGAGGTCAACAACTGA